In the Pedobacter cryoconitis genome, CTTTCATACTCGCCAATTTTATCCTCTTCCAAAAACTCTTTAAGGTTCTCTGCAAAACGTAGATAGTCCTCATTTTCAATCGGATTGGTTTGGAACCCGAATACATTGTTATAAGAAAAGTTACTTAGAAATTTACTGATTGCGCTACGCAAATCTGTAAGCCTTTCACTAAGACCAAAGCTGATGTCGTTTAGCTCTTGAATAAGTATTTTAAGTCTCTTTGAGGGTTTAATAATCTCTTTTATAGGAGATGAATTATGATTCAGCCTGGAGAAAACTTCCGTACCGGTAAAGGAATCGAACTCCTTCAAATCCTCATCGGCTTCCTTACGTAAACCCTCTAGCTCATCAATGATTACCTTCAATTTGTCTACAACTTCCTGAAGTTTTACTTTGACCAGTTCATGCCGCTGCTGTTCCGATAACAGACGGGTCTCAGATACTTTTTTATTCGCTTTAAAAACATCAACATGATCAAATAATTCGCGTTTATCCTTATTATAATCAGCAACCAAATCCCGGTTTCTTTCAATAAACTGTAGTTCTTCTGTTATAGTAACCAGTTCCTTCTCAATGGTAGAAATCCTTACCATATCGGCCCCTTCATTTTTGAGTGTGTTGTTGCTTTGCAGTTTAATCTCTTCTTTACGCATGCTTATGGCCATTTCCTCGTCCTGGATTTCTTTATCGAGCTTTAGTATAGCTTCCTCCAGAATTTTCTGTTGTAAAGCTATCCTGTTCTCCCTTTCTCTCCTTTTTTCTTCAACTTGAGTTCTGGTTTGTTTAATAAGAAACTGTAGCCGCTCATTGGCCAGTTGTCTTTCCTGTGTTACTTTTTCTATTTCCTGCTTAATTTCATGAATTGTATTTTTGCGTTCTGTTGCTGCTTTAACGTTCCATTCTTCTAACTGGATACTTGCAAGGTCTTTATCGAAAACTGCCTTTTGAGATTCATATTCCCTTAAAGCAATCAGATCTTTTAAAGCTTTAATTTGAGGCTGGTACTTCTTCTTGAATTTTTCCTGTTCTTTTCCTCTTGTTTCACCTAAAGAAATCAGCTCATCTTCTGCCTTCTTTATTTGATTGCTAAACTGCTGGCTTTCTCTTTTATAATCATCAATGGTTTTAACAGATGCCGATATCTCCTTAAGATCAATTTCTACACCAAAGAATGAGCCATTGTCAGCCCGGTTAATCTTTGGCGACAATCCAGATTGGAATAATACTTGTTCCTGGTCTATTACTTTTCCAATGGTTTGTTCCCAGCCTGGTTTATTCTCATGCAGCCAGGTATATAAGGAATCTTTACTTTTATCCAGAATCAAATTGGTCTGTTCAATCTTCAACCTGGCGGCAGTAATGCGTTCATTAACTTTTATGGTTTGAAAGTTATAATCGGAATCATATTTGGTAATGTCAAAATCCCATGTTTTTTGTAAAGATTCAATCTGCCGTTTGCTGTCCTGAATATCAACTTCAGCTGTTTGCATCCTATGGGTAGCATCACTGATCAGCCGTTTGCTTTGGAGTATTTCAGTTTCAAAATAAGGTTTCAATTCAGCTTCTTTTTTGCGGAGTTCCAGCTCATGAATAAGATTGGTATGGCTTGCGATCGCCTGTTCTATATTGATTTTAACGTCTTTTTTCTCCTGCTCAATCTCAATTGCTATTTTCTCATATTGTTTAACAAGTTCTTCTTTAGAGGTGTAAAAACTATGCTGTAATTCATTCTTTTTTGCGTTCTTTGAATTAATGAAATCGCTGAGCCGATTTTGAAGTTGAACGGTTAAAGCTTCATACTTACTTGTTATCTCTTTGAAACGCGAGGAGAGCAACTCCTGTTCTTTTTGTAAATTGTTACGCTGATTTTCCCATTCTATTCTTTGAGCTATGCGTTGAATTACAAGAGTAATATTCTGCCGTTCATAATCTTCAGATTTCAGTTTGGCCTCTTTCAATTTTGCATCTAAAAGAATGATCTCCTTAGTTATTTTTTCTTTTTTCTCCTGGAATTTCTGATTGGCTTCTGCAACTTTTTTACAGGCAGCAGCCAGTTTTACTTGTTCATTTTCCAACTGCTTCAACATTACAGGAAAAGATTTCTGCAATAAAGAATGCGCTGCTATTAATAACTGTGCTGCCTCTATTTTATCCTTTTCAAGAAAACAAATTTTACTGTATAAGGCAGCTATATTATTCGCTACAGTACGCACCACCACTTCACCAATTCGGTTCTTTTCACTCCATTTGCTTATATCCGCCAGTTGTTCCTGGAAATTCTGCAGGTGTAAAGCGTATTGATCGAGATCAATCTTCACGTCTTCTTCATTTAATGACATGATAATTGTCTGCTTGATAAATTCCGCTTCCAGTTTTGAATTCAAAAATACATTCTGAATAGTGCGGGGCAGATTTTGATATTGACGGCTTTCAATTAAAGCATACTTTCTGAATTCTGCTGGCAGGCCCTTATTATTGCCATAAAGAATATCTCTGTATTCTTCGTAACGGTCAATTTTCCTGGAATAATTAAATGTTCCGGCAAGCGTAGCCCTGATTTGATCCCACGTCATTGCCTTGTTATCCTGATTAATGTAGTTCTCTTTAAGATACGGTCCATCGATAAAGCGAAACGCAGCCCGCCCCTGGGCTTTAAAAGCCAGCACAGTAAAAGGACCAGTCTCGCTCATTACCTCATAAATAAGGAATGAATTGTCATTGGGGAAATAGTACTCATCAAAAGATTTCTTTCCTTTTTCAATGCCTAATTTCAGCTTGTCTGCATTATAAAAGAATAAGATGGCCCTTAGCGTGGTACTCTTTCCTACGCCTTGTGTCCCTATAAAGTGGACATTCCCATCTATACTAATCTCCGAATAAAAGATATTAGCACTGTTTATGAAAATTATTTTATTCAGGTATCTCATTCTGTATATCTTCAGGAATATTGATATTTAAAATTAGTTGTTCCAGATAATCGAAAGAAGCCAGTGTTTTGTACTCTTCCGTCATCTCATTTTCAACTTCTATAAAATTATCTTTTTCTAACTGGTCTAAAATTTTATTGATTATTTCAGCATGTTTATCTTTTCCGCCGGCATACTTTTTTAGTCCTTCCAGTTTGTTTTTTAAATCTGCATCTACAGACAACCTCACTAATATGGATGAAGGTCTGAAACGAAAACCGGAACCGAAGCCGTTATCAAAAGTTTTTAGGAAATCAATGATATCAATCCACTTCATGGCAATGTCTAATTTGCGTTCCAAATCGGCACGGTTGTCTGTACGGACGAAATAATAATATTCATCGCCCTCTTCGAGGATTAAATTTATCCCCGCAAAATACATGTAGTAAGCATCAAAATCATTGTTGATTGCATTATATAACTTGCGCACAAGATCTCTTCCGCTATTAGAGCAGATGAATTGCCCCTTGCTCAGAATTTCAAAAACTTCTGCAGATTGCTTAGGTATTTCAATCATATGTTTTAATACTATAGTGGATAAATTAATAAATATTCAGTATCATTTCTTTTCTGGTACTGGTCGGTTAATCTGAAATGCATATCATATTGTGAGATGAGCTGACAATAAACAGTCACGCATTCATCAAAA is a window encoding:
- a CDS encoding condensin complex protein MksE translates to MIEIPKQSAEVFEILSKGQFICSNSGRDLVRKLYNAINNDFDAYYMYFAGINLILEEGDEYYYFVRTDNRADLERKLDIAMKWIDIIDFLKTFDNGFGSGFRFRPSSILVRLSVDADLKNKLEGLKKYAGGKDKHAEIINKILDQLEKDNFIEVENEMTEEYKTLASFDYLEQLILNINIPEDIQNEIPE
- a CDS encoding ATP-binding protein; amino-acid sequence: MRYLNKIIFINSANIFYSEISIDGNVHFIGTQGVGKSTTLRAILFFYNADKLKLGIEKGKKSFDEYYFPNDNSFLIYEVMSETGPFTVLAFKAQGRAAFRFIDGPYLKENYINQDNKAMTWDQIRATLAGTFNYSRKIDRYEEYRDILYGNNKGLPAEFRKYALIESRQYQNLPRTIQNVFLNSKLEAEFIKQTIIMSLNEEDVKIDLDQYALHLQNFQEQLADISKWSEKNRIGEVVVRTVANNIAALYSKICFLEKDKIEAAQLLIAAHSLLQKSFPVMLKQLENEQVKLAAACKKVAEANQKFQEKKEKITKEIILLDAKLKEAKLKSEDYERQNITLVIQRIAQRIEWENQRNNLQKEQELLSSRFKEITSKYEALTVQLQNRLSDFINSKNAKKNELQHSFYTSKEELVKQYEKIAIEIEQEKKDVKINIEQAIASHTNLIHELELRKKEAELKPYFETEILQSKRLISDATHRMQTAEVDIQDSKRQIESLQKTWDFDITKYDSDYNFQTIKVNERITAARLKIEQTNLILDKSKDSLYTWLHENKPGWEQTIGKVIDQEQVLFQSGLSPKINRADNGSFFGVEIDLKEISASVKTIDDYKRESQQFSNQIKKAEDELISLGETRGKEQEKFKKKYQPQIKALKDLIALREYESQKAVFDKDLASIQLEEWNVKAATERKNTIHEIKQEIEKVTQERQLANERLQFLIKQTRTQVEEKRRERENRIALQQKILEEAILKLDKEIQDEEMAISMRKEEIKLQSNNTLKNEGADMVRISTIEKELVTITEELQFIERNRDLVADYNKDKRELFDHVDVFKANKKVSETRLLSEQQRHELVKVKLQEVVDKLKVIIDELEGLRKEADEDLKEFDSFTGTEVFSRLNHNSSPIKEIIKPSKRLKILIQELNDISFGLSERLTDLRSAISKFLSNFSYNNVFGFQTNPIENEDYLRFAENLKEFLEEDKIGEYERRTNEHFASLIIQLGKETTALVSKEGIILNVIRQINKDFEERNFAGVIKSINLRLSASANKIVMLLSEIRAFNDENKHTLGKANLFSTDNTEANNKKAVSYLKNFAAEIATSKTHEINLSDTFELEFKIVENDNDSGWVEKLTNVGSEGTDILVKAMINIMLLNVFKESASKRFKDFRLHCMMDEIGKLHPNNVKGILKFANDRNIVLINSSPTSYNALDYRHTYLLSKDSKSVTTVKKLITNN